The Loxodonta africana isolate mLoxAfr1 chromosome 6, mLoxAfr1.hap2, whole genome shotgun sequence genomic interval CACATATGAATGATTTCTGTCTACTTTCTAAGAAACAGGgcaaacaaaaataggtaaaaccACCAACCTGAGCTAGACGTTCCACCTTCTTGCAATTGGTCCCTCCAATGAAGACCATGTTGGGCATGACTGGCTTGGGGAAGTCAAACACGAAGTCATACCTTAACAGCCAAATGGAGCCCTTCTGATATAAACTGACTAAGTCCACATCTCTCTTGAGGAGATTTGAGGCAAGGTCTTGGTACTTTGAAAACagaaggtaaagtagaggggtctCCAACAAATTAGCGAGGAAGTTGGCCACCCGTTGGCAGAAAGTCATCTGGTCTGAGAATTGAGTATAGTACCTGGGAATGTAGGACAAGGGGCTTGGGCTTCCATTGAACCTGTACTCCAGGGCACATGGGAAGCCCCGGAAGAGGTACACAGAGGGCAGACCCAGGTACTCAGCCAAGATCACACCACAGGGCAAGGCTGGGTCTGTGAAAAGGGCATCGAACTTACTCTCCTTGAGGAATTGCAGGGTCTCTGAGTTCTTCAGGAGGCTCTCACAGTTGGTGAAGAACTTGTTGATAACAATCATGTTATTTCTGTACTCTGTCTGAGGGTTCCTCAGGTAAGATCTCTCAGCAAAATGGCTGTTTCCAAAAGAGCGGAAACGGTCCTTCAGCTCTTCCTGGGGATACGGCACTGGATAGAGTTTTCTTGTGTAGTATTTGGATTCCCTCAGAAGCAAATTCACTTCTGGCACCAACACCACAATGTCGTGTCCCCTCTCGCTGAGAAGCTCAACTATCTCCTTCATACTAAGCCAGTGGCTTCCATCCTGAGGAACAACCAGCAACTTCTCGCCTCCAATCACACCCCAAAGTGCTAACAAGAAAGCCCCAGCAGAAGCCCTCTGAAATGCTTGCAGAAGGAAGGCCATGTTGGAAAGgattaaagtaaaatattaatcATGAAGAATCATTTACAATGCCTAAATCACAGGCTTCCTAGCAATCTCACTGAACTACCTCTCCCTTGCTCTGAATTTTGCCCTTTGATTTGAAAGAAACCACAACCAATATTTAACTCTTTCTAAGCACACAGCTAACTTGGGGCAATGAGGTTCCTTATCAGCTTGTGCCTGAGCTTCTGGGTTTATTTCTCTCTTTGTCCCCACCTATTTACTTCTCCCTCTCCAAAGTGTCAGACTGGTAGTTTGAGGACAAGTTGGGAAGTCCTCTGGAGGCCTGCTGCTGCACTACATCCTGAGCTCCCCAGATTCCACCTCATCAGTGACATCCACAAGTCAACAGCTATCAGTGTGTATCAACTTTCTTACCAGCTTTTCTCATAGCAAAAAGGAAGAGTTACCTTAACAGATTCTACACTACAAAATGGAGTTGCCCACCTCAGGTTCCAGGGATCACGAAGATGGCAAGATTGAAAGCTGGGCCAGGAGATCAGGGGTAGATGGAAGGTGTCAGATAGAACTTCCCACCCACACTCGTCCTCTATAAGTCATTGCTGTTGGTAGGATTTCTGTTTCCTGCAGCCAGATCTAATCCTCACAGATCTaccctctgttgttgttggtcattgctgtcaagtcatacccaactcatagagaccacacGTGTCACAGActagaactgagctccgtaggcttttcttggctttaatctttaccaaagcagtctccgggggtgcaaacagttaagtgttcaactgctaaccagaagtttggcagtttcaaccctcttagaggtgcctaggaagacaggtctggtgatgtgcttctgcaaggccacagctttgaaaaccctatggagcagttctactctgctcatgTGGGGTAGGAATTGGAAGGCCCTCTGGTAGCCAAAAAGTAGTTTCTAAAAACAGGCTCTATGAGCCAACTCTGCCTTGTGAAAGagaggagtggggagggagaagtGGGAGTGAGAGGGAAAGATGGAGAGGGAGAGATGAAAGAGAAAGACATGGagtggaggagagatgagagtgaaagagagagagagagatggagggagagatGAACAGTAAGCAGGAACAGAAGAGGAAGGTGAGAAAATTTTGGGGAAGAAAGTGTAGGAATCACAAATGGTGGGAAAGTCACAGGGTGAAAGATAGGGAATGTGGGTGACCTGTATCCTTCCTGCTCATCTTGTGGCTGAAGGTGGCCCAAGAAGGTGGTGATTGTGGAAAGCAGGCTGTCTAAGTGAAAGGTGGTTCATACAGTTCTGGAACAGAGTTGCCCAGATCTACTCACGAACACCTGCACAGCCACACAGCCAAGCTGGCACGCAAGGGCCAGTCCTAACTTACCCCCTTGGAGCAGGATATGCTGCCTGGACAGAAAGGAGGAGAAGCATGAG includes:
- the LOC135231507 gene encoding UDP-glucuronosyltransferase 1-6-like; the encoded protein is MAFLLQAFQRASAGAFLLALWGVIGGEKLLVVPQDGSHWLSMKEIVELLSERGHDIVVLVPEVNLLLRESKYYTRKLYPVPYPQEELKDRFRSFGNSHFAERSYLRNPQTEYRNNMIVINKFFTNCESLLKNSETLQFLKESKFDALFTDPALPCGVILAEYLGLPSVYLFRGFPCALEYRFNGSPSPLSYIPRYYTQFSDQMTFCQRVANFLANLLETPLLYLLFSKYQDLASNLLKRDVDLVSLYQKGSIWLLRYDFVFDFPKPVMPNMVFIGGTNCKKVERLAQVGGFTYFCLPCFLESRQKSFICALSFLIQSASPAHLGGLPEEMVVFLPIKGKGDPGGEYRGR